GTCTAATTGTTATGCCTACATCAGAGAAATAAAGTACCCTCATTAAAGATCCTGTTTCTTCCTGGCATATCCTATTTCTTGGAGCCACTGGTATTCAAGTCTGTAACATCCATGCTTCTGAAACAATCTCCCTCTACTCTCTGTGGGAGAATTCCAGATGTACCTAAGGAAGCAAGTAGGTACATCTGAGCGAGAGTTCAGGATTTAATGAAAAGGATTAATCTTTCTTCTTCAGTAAATGGTGGCATCGATGCCAAAACACCTTGTCGAAGGTTGGCATAGAAAAGAATAATTATCATTGTTCCATTTGATGCTTATGAACTTGCTAAATACTTATATGAGGGGTTTGAAACAATATGTTAATTTTTAGTAGAAGTTAAACCTTTCTAGCTTTTGATGCTTTTGTTTCTGTTAGAAGTTCTCtgcaattttttaacaattaccCGAGATTTTAGTTCTTTCTATTCTTGGTGATAGGAATGCGAACATCCTTCAGTACCACGACAGAAGAAGTTCGTACGTGTTAGGTTTTTCAGATCTGGTTGGCAGATCAGAAAAGGCAAGTTCCTAatgctttctttttcatctcCCCTGCCCTCGcccctctttttttcccctaatttcctttttcctagaaaatgatgaatttactCAACCTTTCATGTCTGGTCATATACTCAATGCTAAACTGAAATATGAATGTGACACCCTATGAAGCCTATGTTGATTTAAACTTTGAACCTGTTGAAAATCATGTAATACATTTTTCAACTAAGATCATCTTTGGCTTGTATCATATACCCTTGATGGATAAACAGAATATATATCTATTCTAAACTTAAGCTCTGCCTGTACTTCAATTTGATCTTTTGGTCAACCCAGGTGCATGAGAATTGcaagctttattttttattcttaaaatgaAAAGTGATAGTTTTGTGATTTATAATTATCTATTTACAGTACCTGGGAGAAATGCTTGTGAGATCAAAATGTTTCACCAAGAAGATGCTGGTCTGAATGTCGAGATGGCAAAGTTGGCTTTTGCTAAGGGGATTTGGAGTTATGTGTGTAAGATGGATAGTGCACTACGCAAATACTCCGGGATCAGCCATCCTCAATCAAGTTCAGCTGTAACTCTAATTCAGAAGGTTGGTACTGTATCCATTCACATTTCATTGATTTCTTGTATTCTTTGGTTGTTATTTAAAGTATTTGTTGAGGTTAAAGCTCTTATACTACTAGGATATTCTGAGGCCATCTTTGTATTTATATGTTAGATTCACCAGAAAGTTGGTTTGTCAATAGATAATCGTATATATCatgttttggggggggggggggggaatgcgTGCTGTTATCCATGTGCATTTTAAATGCATACCTACTGTAGGCTTGTATAGACTAGGTTTATTAACAGTGGTGCTTTAAATTAGTAGAAATCTATGGCATTCTGCAGCCTAGATATGCTTCTTCATCTCAATGGTTGGCTTACCGCAATGATTTCCCATGATGCTTTGGGCAGTGTTCTAGAACCCAGACAAACCCTGCATCTAATTTGCTTTGCTTTCCTGTCCAAGGTGATAGCTAATTGTGATTTTGACAGCATTGATCAAGTCTTAGTTGAAACATTGGCCTACCACTATGCATTGGTGGGACAGAGAACTAATGGTTTCAAGTAATTTTAGGGGATTACTACGTATCAATTGTTTTGCTTGTGTTTATGGTTAACAATTTCCTCCACACAGGTGCCAACTGGATTAGATACCAAGAACAGCACAACCTCTTCTGAATCTACCAGTGCAACTGCCTTTTGCGGGCAAACTAGTGAAGCCAAAGAGAGGAAAATCTCTAAGAGGCCTTCAAGGAAATTTCTAGCCAATGGTTTACTTCTTCTTGGGGGTGCAATCTGCCTTTCTCGTGGTCACTCTAGCCTGGGTGCTAAAGTTGCCATGGCATACATCTTGGCAAAGCTGAGTAAGCATGGTGCTTCATCAGATCAAAGTAATCAAAGTTGAGGTACATGACCTAGATGTATCATGAAAGATTTTGGAGTATCTGGTAAAGTTTACTAGACATTTTATTAACTGAAGCATGTTGCATGCAGCATCATCGTATCAAAAAATTTGGGACTAGGGCTTAATTGTTGTTTTATGTTGCATGTAGTGTAACTTATGTGCTTTTTTCTTGTGGGGTGTTTTCCTGCCTTAACATCTGCATCGAGAAGAGAATAAAGAGAAAGGTAAATGtgaaagaaaacaattttgGAGCAAGGCTACTCACAGggttgggggggagggggggggggaagtttATCCTTATTGATTTCTTATGCATTTCATGttgtaaatactaaatatataaTCAGTGGATCCTTTTTACCTACtcatctacatttttttttttttggtatgtaaATGCCCATATACTTCATTTGTAAATCTTCAAGATGTGAAAAGGATTAGAAACTGATCTAACCAAGTCTTGTTTGACATTTAATATAGTTGGTTTTGATGTAGCAGCCTTTGCATTTTATTATTGGAAAAGTTATCACAATTAGATCGTCACTATCCCTTTCTGTTAAGAATATGCAGTACCGGCATATTAGCTAGATTCACTTGGAGCAGAGAGCTCAAGAGAATAAGAAAGGAAATTTATTATTGTGATCCAACAAAAAAGAGCTTGTTTTATTCTCTTCTTAAGTTATATTTGTGGAAGATAAACCATGATGCAGGCAAGTAAATTATGGTTGATTGGCTAGAGAGGAGTCAGGAAATTGTAAATACCATGATAGATTGTTCATTGTTCTGCTCTAAGTTATTCAGGTTATTAGAGACCATAACAAGTAAATGGTGTGCATGAGTGATTTTGTCCTGTTCTTAAATTAGGCATGACTGGCATACTATACGTTGGGTTGGTGGCACTTGCTTAAGCCTCCACTAGGGTCAGCTAAAGTTTATATGTGCTTATGTAACTGTCTCCAACTCCTTTTGTATAATTGAAGAAATTGATAATGaagcttctattttttttttcttggttcaaAAGGATaccatttatattttttgataagtaagaggATACCATTCTATATTGTTGTTGAGGAGATTAGAAAGAATAGGAGAGTATGAGTTTAGATAATTCATCAGTGGTTTGATTAAGGAATCATGTCATGATCAAGATCACAAATAAATTGCACCTTTCTTTCTCCTTTGTTTCCTTATTTGTTTGGTGGGAATGTTTAGACAGAATGGACAAATTTGAtagataattttctttaaatgaatttctaTTTATTGCCATATATGATATTTTTGCCCTTCtaatttgtaaatatattttcCCTTAAAAGAGCATTCCATTCCAAAATATAAGCTAGCCAAAAACACTAGCAGAAAAAGAGGCTCCGAGAAGACCATTATGCTACTACAGATCTCCACTTACCATGGTAGATGGATTTTGAAGAAGTGAATAGTTGTCTTTAAAAAACCTTCAGCAATATTATAAAGGGTCTCTATCTCTCACACTAATTATATTAAGcattaaagaaatttaaacattatagtataaaaatgaaaaattgctACAAAGCAGAACACTGGTTATTCATATGCtttggcaaaaataataaacaagaaGAATATTACACGAAACTGTTATACAGTAAATGTAGAAAGCAGATTCTACTGAAAGTTGGTAGAAACTGCAGATATATTCTTCTGAAGTTCAATATATCCATCTGAACTGATGTTTTTTCCCTTCAAGAAATTGGAGTACCAATGAGCAGAGAGCTTAGGTTGTCTTTTTAAATTCGGGTCATCCAAATCCACGAAGTATAGGCCATAGCTTGATTCATAGCCATCCAACATTTCAAATAAATCCAAGAAGGACCATGTGAAATAACCTCTTGTATTTGTTCCATTCCTTCAAAGATTTTAAGAATAGTGAGAGAAAAGTAATCACATCAAATTTTAGTAACTgtatcaattaaaaagaaacaacCAGAAATATAATTAAGACCTAtcgtatacttttttttttgtagatataATAAACTTTGAAACATATGGCATTCACTTCaagatgaatattttttttgacaataaaGGACTTTACTAGATGAGATGTCTGAATCCACATATCATGACACCCTTTTAATACATCTAGTGAAGCAACTAATTCATTTGATAAATTAGCACTAATTAGTCACATCTAGCCCCCTTTCAGGAAAAGATAATGCACATATTAGTACATAACATAAGCAATATTCTGATTTTTTAATTCAGTAAATATGTAAAATGGAATCATCAAATTGTGAGTCACTAATGTCTAGCTGATTATCTATCAAAATTATATTGCCAAATATACCTAACAGCAAATAGAAATTTCTGTATAAGATGTCAAGGATTGCAAACAACTCAAATACAATTATGACAAGACTCTCAAAATAATAAGTGAGTTTCTCACAGACCGAGAGTATGAGGTCTCGTCTGGGAGCGAGTAGGGTGCTACTATAGTTACACTCAGGTAGGCAAGCTACATTGGTCACTCCCCTCTACCCATTTTTtgtttaccaaaataaaaaggtttATATAAGATCTACAAACATACCTCACTGCATCAAGCAAACCGCCTATGTATCCATGCAAATATTTTACCCTAGGCCAGTCTTCCAGTGTTGAATTACGTCTTGTTCGTTGACCTGCAGAGAGATATATGCCGTGTTAGATTTCCTCAATTAGATGAAGTACCAACCTAATGCAAGCTCTATGCTAGAAGAGTATTCCCAAaggaagaatgagcaatatttCAACTAGcaacaagaagaaaatttgaaacttttctataaattttagtTATTCTTTCAATGAATTGGTTGATTATTTCAAACTGTTAAAAACCATTAATTTGTGCATTATGATACTTTAAATATTCCTACCAATAGatatatcaataatttattaaatatttgtcACATTCTGCCACAGTTGCCCTGTGTATTGCAGCATACATCCAAATCATACTCTCAtagtgaacattttttttttgttctttttttttttttttttttttttttttggctccaATTTGATTTATATTCATCCCTTAGATGATGATTTCCATGATTCTACATCCAGCTACTGAGTATCTCTATAAAAATTGACATAACTGCtccaaaaatgaaattaaaaaagaagttaaaatgGAAGGAAATGTTTATACTTaataaagatttatttatttgcaaTGCAAGTCTACAGCTTGCGAAAATATACTTTGACAATTGATTTTGCTGTCACGTTaaaatttagtaatatttatcATTGATCCTTTTTAAGTGAAACTACGATCAAATTCTCAGTGTGGACTATGTGGTCAAATGTACTAACACAAAAATTCTTGTAAAGAACTATTTTGACAAGACAAAAGCAAATTATCATGCCTTACAAATTATAATACTACATGGCAGCTGAAATGATCGATACTGCTACTTTTAACAAATTATCACAGTTAAAGGAGTGCATGCACgcatgcagagagagagagagaccatttTCATGAATGTAAACAGGAGGGTTGCCATAAGCTTGCTTGATATACTCCAGGATTCCTTGCAGACCCCAGGGTACGATTGCATACTGAGTCAAACAAACTGATTAGTAATGCACTGAAATAACCAGTAAAAGCAAACTGGCCTTAAACTTTTATGTTCAGCCTCTCACCTCAAATGCCGATGTATCATTTCGAATGCCTGCCACAACCAAAAAATTAGTGAGTTATTTCAGCTCCATATCTAAACTAGATGAGCATAGCTACAACTGCTTAACACAGGTTAAATTCGCCAAGACTTCACGTGTCAAGAAATACAGGACACCATAAACAAATATTAGAATGAAGCCTAATTCATAGATGGGTGATCAGAATTGACTTTGTAAGCTCAATCAAACTAAAACAAAGTAATGAAATCCAAGCTGAATATAGTtttaaagttaataatttttgtttgatttgtccGTCATTATCAACCTATTCCACTAAAATCCCAACAATGTGTCAAAAACATACTTGTTAAATGTACCGCCATGTCTGCCATAACATCTCTATCTGTATTTACGCTGCTTGGGTTATCCTTGACATACATTGTGACGTAATGATTTATTCCAATGAAGTCAAATGAACCCTTAACCTGACTGGATTCAGCATAGGTAAAGGACGGAAGTCTAGAGCCTACAATCTTTTTCAAGGTCTGAGGATAGTCTCCAAATACCAAGGGATTCACAAACCTGCAGCACAAAGCAAAGAATGGTTGCCAAAAGCTTGAATAAATTCTGAGCTCCAATTCATTTGCAGATTACTAAAGTAAATTGGACATGAGAAGTTTTTACAGGGCAAAACGAAATCCACAAAATTGTATGATAACTTTTATTTCTCATGCCTTCTCAGAAAGACATTAGAATTGACTGATTCCAGACTAAAATGACGAAAGCTGAAGAGATAGACAATCACACAACCAAATGAAAGAAAACAGATACCACTTCATACAATAAATTAGAACTTACCAACCCAAGAAAAAGTCGTTGGCTCTTTGAGTGGCAATTTTATCTTCAGTACTGTTTGTTCGAGGAACTAACCAATAGGCAAAGACATTCAGCCCTATAACACCATGCTGCTTGTCCTGCATCGCCCACAGTTTCTCTAAATTGgcactttaatatatatatatatatatatatatatatatatatatatatatatatatatatatatagtcataaCATTCAAATTCATGTTTCTCAAATGAAAAATGAAGgcctaaatgaaaaaaagtagtGAATTTTTAAACATGCTGGGATGATCAAGCATGATGATTGTCCTTGAACGTCAAATAATAGGACAATTTATATATTTGCTACAT
The sequence above is drawn from the Castanea sativa cultivar Marrone di Chiusa Pesio chromosome 5, ASM4071231v1 genome and encodes:
- the LOC142633537 gene encoding beta-glucosidase 11-like — translated: MLRLVLLTSLAALVLGTDTFSRDDFPPDFVFGAASSAYQIEGAANVDGRTPSIWDTFAHAGNMHGDSGDIACDGYHKYKEDVQLMKDTGLEAYRFSISWSRLIPSGRGAVNPKGLQYYNNFINELINHGIQPHVTLHHADLPQALEDEYGGWVSRKIVKDFTAYADVCFRKFGDRVSHWTTLNEANVFVLAGYDNGLLPPQRCSPPYGVNCSTGNSSTEPYMAAHHILLAHASAASLYKKRYQDKQHGVIGLNVFAYWLVPRTNSTEDKIATQRANDFFLGWFVNPLVFGDYPQTLKKIVGSRLPSFTYAESSQVKGSFDFIGINHYVTMYVKDNPSSVNTDRDVMADMAVHLTSIRNDTSAFEYAIVPWGLQGILEYIKQAYGNPPVYIHENGQRTRRNSTLEDWPRVKYLHGYIGGLLDAVRNGTNTRGYFTWSFLDLFEMLDGYESSYGLYFVDLDDPNLKRQPKLSAHWYSNFLKGKNISSDGYIELQKNISAVSTNFQ